One region of Thiomonas intermedia genomic DNA includes:
- the dapC gene encoding succinyldiaminopimelate transaminase translates to MNPRLAQLQPYPFEKLRLLHQGVTPSSQWSAISLGIGEPKHPTPPFIQEALAAHLEGLAVYPSTIGGVELRKACAQWAQRRYGVNLDPQSQVLPVNGSREALFALAQTVVDADKAAATVVCPNPFYQIYEGAALLAGAQPYFAAVDAQRNFAVDWAAVPESVWQRTQLLYVCSPGNPTGAVMPLEEWRLLFELSDRHGFVIASDECYSEIWFGPQAPLGGLEAARQLGRTDFRNLVYFTSLSKRSNVPGLRSGFVAGDAELIAAFTRYRTYHGSAMGPAVQAASVAAWNDEAHVEHNRALYREKFAAVLPLLQPVMDVRLPDAGFYLWAATPGDDAQFSRGLLEKYNVTVLPGSYLAREQGGANPGRGRIRMALVAPLDECVEAARRIAAYCSELIHSQRPSP, encoded by the coding sequence GTGAACCCTCGTCTCGCCCAGCTTCAGCCCTATCCGTTCGAAAAACTGCGTCTGCTTCACCAGGGGGTGACGCCTTCATCGCAGTGGTCGGCGATCAGCCTGGGCATCGGTGAGCCCAAGCATCCCACCCCGCCTTTCATTCAGGAGGCGCTGGCCGCGCATCTGGAGGGCCTGGCGGTGTACCCCAGCACGATCGGAGGCGTGGAGTTGCGCAAGGCCTGTGCGCAATGGGCGCAGCGCCGATACGGCGTCAATTTGGACCCGCAGAGCCAGGTGCTGCCGGTCAACGGGTCGCGGGAGGCGCTGTTCGCCCTGGCGCAGACCGTGGTGGATGCGGACAAGGCCGCAGCCACGGTGGTTTGCCCGAATCCGTTCTATCAAATCTACGAAGGGGCGGCGCTGCTCGCCGGGGCGCAGCCCTATTTCGCCGCGGTGGACGCGCAGCGCAACTTCGCGGTGGACTGGGCGGCGGTGCCCGAGTCAGTCTGGCAGCGCACCCAGCTTCTGTACGTCTGCTCGCCGGGGAACCCGACCGGGGCGGTGATGCCTCTGGAGGAATGGAGGTTGCTGTTCGAACTCTCCGACCGGCACGGCTTTGTCATTGCGAGCGACGAGTGCTATTCGGAAATCTGGTTTGGGCCGCAGGCGCCGCTGGGCGGACTGGAAGCGGCCCGGCAGTTGGGGCGGACGGATTTCCGCAATCTCGTTTACTTCACCTCGCTGTCCAAGCGATCGAATGTGCCGGGCCTGCGGTCGGGCTTTGTCGCCGGGGACGCGGAGCTGATCGCGGCGTTCACCCGCTATCGCACCTACCACGGCAGCGCCATGGGGCCAGCGGTGCAGGCGGCAAGTGTGGCCGCCTGGAACGACGAGGCGCACGTCGAGCACAACCGTGCGCTGTACCGCGAGAAATTCGCCGCCGTGCTGCCCCTGCTGCAGCCGGTGATGGACGTGCGCCTGCCCGATGCCGGGTTCTACCTGTGGGCGGCCACGCCGGGCGACGATGCACAGTTCTCCCGCGGCTTGCTCGAAAAATACAATGTCACCGTCTTGCCCGGCAGCTATCTGGCTCGCGAGCAGGGCGGCGCCAATCCGGGGCGCGGACGCATCCGCATGGCCCTGGTCGCTCCGCTGGACGAATGCGTCGAAGCAGCCCGCCGTATCGCCGCCTATTGTTCTGAACTGATCCACTCACAAAGACCCTCACCATGA
- a CDS encoding anti-sigma factor family protein, producing MTTRNHLTPAQIDHYRSGLASAEQAAQIEVHLKDCPQCQHALQFGQRLSTLLAPLPQLAARMPRRHSRAVRWPRVFAAGMATASLALAVFISVPHLMTTNATYPGGVGSQALSPQVADAVQNIEFYQWLSNHPQMLQQGLQNGNPA from the coding sequence ATGACCACCCGCAACCATCTCACTCCCGCTCAGATCGACCACTACCGCAGTGGTCTGGCGTCGGCTGAACAGGCGGCGCAGATCGAAGTTCATCTGAAAGACTGCCCGCAGTGCCAACACGCGTTGCAGTTCGGGCAGCGTCTGAGCACCCTGCTGGCACCCTTGCCACAATTGGCCGCGCGCATGCCCCGCCGCCACTCGCGCGCCGTGCGCTGGCCCCGGGTCTTTGCCGCGGGCATGGCGACCGCCTCGCTGGCCCTGGCGGTGTTCATCAGCGTGCCCCATCTCATGACCACCAACGCGACTTATCCGGGTGGAGTTGGCTCTCAGGCTCTCAGCCCGCAGGTTGCGGATGCCGTGCAGAACATCGAGTTCTACCAGTGGCTTTCCAACCACCCGCAAATGCTGCAACAGGGGCTGCAAAATGGCAATCCGGCCTGA
- a CDS encoding LD-carboxypeptidase, with the protein MPDINPSSGQTPSRGLLRLVSPAGAVQEPARLERAEAHLQTLGFRVHMGAQALARVQRFAGTDALRLRAIHDAARSRADVIMMTRGGYGLSRLLQAIDYNLLAQAIKERRQMWVGHSDFTALQLALLAQTGAVTFSGPMASYDFGENKPDDITVDSFLDAVDGTLEAVGFVCDDAPRGLDVEGVLWGGNLAMVASLIGTPYLPRAKGVLFLEDVNEHPYCVERMFSQLLHAGVVQRQKAVLLGQFTGYKLSAHDAGYDLNSAVQWLRAKLKPHGVPVLTGLPFGHVRTKLTLPHGVRTRVLRDGQEVFLFFPHAHH; encoded by the coding sequence ATGCCCGACATCAACCCCAGTTCCGGCCAGACTCCCAGTCGCGGTTTGCTCCGCCTCGTATCCCCTGCAGGGGCCGTACAGGAGCCTGCTCGCCTGGAACGGGCCGAAGCGCATCTGCAGACCTTGGGCTTTCGCGTGCACATGGGGGCCCAGGCGCTGGCGCGCGTACAGCGTTTTGCCGGGACCGATGCCCTGCGGCTTCGTGCCATCCACGACGCGGCACGGAGCCGGGCGGACGTGATCATGATGACGCGTGGCGGTTATGGTTTGAGTCGTCTGCTGCAAGCGATCGACTACAACTTGCTGGCGCAGGCCATCAAGGAGCGCAGGCAGATGTGGGTCGGACACAGTGACTTCACTGCTTTGCAACTCGCCTTGCTGGCCCAGACCGGTGCCGTCACGTTCAGCGGTCCCATGGCGTCTTACGATTTCGGTGAGAACAAGCCGGACGACATCACGGTCGACAGTTTTCTGGATGCGGTGGACGGCACCCTGGAAGCCGTGGGTTTTGTCTGCGACGATGCGCCGCGAGGCCTGGATGTCGAAGGGGTGCTCTGGGGGGGCAATCTGGCTATGGTCGCAAGCCTGATCGGCACGCCCTACCTACCCCGCGCCAAAGGCGTGTTGTTCCTGGAAGACGTGAATGAACACCCGTACTGCGTGGAACGTATGTTCAGCCAACTGCTGCATGCCGGGGTTGTTCAGCGGCAGAAGGCGGTGCTTCTGGGGCAGTTCACCGGGTACAAACTCAGCGCGCACGACGCGGGATACGACCTGAACTCGGCGGTGCAGTGGCTGCGTGCCAAACTCAAACCGCACGGGGTGCCGGTGTTGACAGGGCTGCCGTTTGGTCACGTCCGCACCAAACTGACGCTGCCTCACGGCGTTCGCACCAGGGTGCTGCGAGACGGGCAGGAGGTTTTTCTGTTCTTTCCGCACGCGCATCATTGA
- a CDS encoding RNA polymerase sigma factor, translating to MDHAYALPQALVTDATPFDSAELNRFCADVRVRATRMALIELRDAALAADVVQDSLLKLVSNYRLRPAEEWAPLFYSILRNRITDMHRRRKVEKIFDFFFSSDEDEDQPPSWEQIADGGLGPEQQTSNGQLAGRIADAISTLSPRQREAFLLREMEGLSIVDTAAAMKVSEGSVKTHHMRALTRLRELLESDHPAKV from the coding sequence ATGGATCATGCTTACGCCCTCCCCCAAGCACTCGTGACCGACGCCACGCCATTCGACTCCGCCGAACTCAACCGTTTTTGCGCCGACGTCCGCGTGAGAGCCACCCGCATGGCACTCATCGAGCTGCGCGATGCGGCGCTGGCTGCCGATGTGGTTCAGGACAGCCTGCTCAAACTGGTGAGCAATTACAGGTTGCGGCCAGCGGAGGAATGGGCGCCGCTTTTCTACAGCATTCTGCGCAATCGCATCACCGACATGCACCGGCGGCGCAAGGTGGAGAAGATTTTCGATTTCTTCTTCTCCAGCGACGAGGACGAGGACCAACCTCCCAGTTGGGAGCAGATTGCCGACGGTGGGCTCGGGCCCGAGCAGCAGACCTCCAACGGGCAGCTTGCTGGGCGCATCGCCGATGCGATTTCAACCCTGAGCCCGCGGCAACGCGAGGCGTTTTTGCTGCGGGAAATGGAGGGTTTGTCCATCGTCGACACCGCCGCAGCGATGAAAGTCAGCGAAGGCAGCGTCAAGACGCACCATATGCGCGCGCTCACCCGCTTGAGGGAATTGCTTGAATCCGACCATCCCGCTAAAGTTTGA
- a CDS encoding DUF3106 domain-containing protein has protein sequence MVPLALANQRDGQGAYQRWERMPQQQRERILQEQERFKRLPPGEQERLRREYEQRRK, from the coding sequence ATGGTCCCCTTGGCCCTGGCCAACCAGCGCGACGGTCAGGGCGCTTATCAGCGATGGGAGCGCATGCCCCAGCAGCAGCGCGAGCGCATTCTTCAAGAGCAGGAACGCTTCAAGCGCCTGCCGCCTGGCGAACAGGAACGGCTTCGCCGCGAGTACGAACAGCGGCGCAAATGA